The following are encoded together in the Pseudomonas sediminis genome:
- the fabI gene encoding enoyl-ACP reductase FabI produces MGFLTGKRVLIVGVASKLSIASGIAAAMHREGAELAFTYQNEKLKGRVEEFAAGWGSSADLCFPCDVASDEEIAAVFEALSKKWDGLDCIVHSVGFAPGDQLNGDFTDVTTREGFKIAHDISAYSFVALAKAGREMMKGRNGSLLTLSYLGAERTMPNYNVMGMAKASLEAGVRYLAGSLGPEGTRVNAISAGPIRTLAASGIASFRKMLAANEKQTPLRRNVTIEEVGNAGAFLCSDLASGVSGEIMYVDGGFNTTAMGAMED; encoded by the coding sequence ATGGGTTTTCTAACCGGTAAGCGCGTACTCATCGTTGGCGTCGCCAGCAAACTGTCCATCGCCTCGGGTATCGCTGCTGCCATGCACCGCGAAGGTGCCGAGCTGGCCTTCACCTACCAGAACGAGAAGCTCAAGGGCCGCGTCGAAGAGTTCGCCGCCGGCTGGGGCTCCAGCGCTGACCTGTGCTTCCCTTGCGATGTGGCCAGCGACGAGGAAATCGCCGCCGTATTCGAAGCGCTGAGCAAGAAATGGGACGGCCTGGACTGCATCGTCCACTCGGTCGGCTTCGCCCCGGGCGACCAACTCAATGGCGACTTCACCGACGTCACCACCCGTGAAGGTTTCAAGATCGCCCACGACATCAGCGCCTACAGCTTCGTCGCCCTGGCCAAGGCCGGTCGCGAGATGATGAAAGGCCGCAACGGCAGCCTGCTCACCCTCTCCTACCTGGGCGCCGAGCGCACCATGCCCAACTACAACGTCATGGGCATGGCCAAGGCCAGCCTGGAAGCCGGTGTACGCTACCTGGCTGGTAGCCTCGGCCCGGAAGGCACCCGCGTCAACGCCATCTCTGCCGGTCCGATCCGTACCCTGGCCGCCAGCGGTATCGCCAGCTTCCGCAAGATGCTGGCCGCCAACGAGAAGCAGACCCCGCTGCGTCGCAACGTGACCATCGAGGAAGTCGGTAACGCCGGTGCCTTCCTCTGCTCCGACCTGGCTTCGGGCGTCAGCGGTGAAATCATGTACGTCGACGGCGGCTTCAACACCACCGCCATGGGCGCCATGGAAGACTGA